One Tripterygium wilfordii isolate XIE 37 chromosome 10, ASM1340144v1, whole genome shotgun sequence DNA segment encodes these proteins:
- the LOC120006986 gene encoding uncharacterized protein LOC120006986 isoform X2 — protein MSAVEGGRESLAGLTLDAVLSEKRRAAAALAPTANQINRTLLDIIRDEDPSGGSHGHKKSWKAFRDKLRLKRAGAAWTSSVHIPASDIPIRNNNDVIRSPFSRRNSVRFTTMSSNSPSWVESSQDNAHRDDSSNYSNAPPSNRPQMNRFGSTRYGMSLVPPDSNESSDDANINAVGDAPPARSFRPQISRHNSTRLPASNSDSNQPGENEYEPAREGTRRLAAELAEERQLSAREAVAAQEASEAAAAAAAEGTDSEGEEDNEAEEQSGAGQQVRMSLMDLLEENDRELGLEGSTYRMGDEEEEFDDDDDYDEDVEEWGGGGVEYNCCVCMVRHKGAAFIPCGHTFCRLCSRELFAQRGNCPLCNGFILEILDIF, from the coding sequence ATGTCCGCTGTTGAAGGTGGACGAGAGTCGCTGGCAGGGTTAACCCTCGACGCAGTCCTGTCTGAGAAGCGACGTGCCGCTGCGGCCCTTGCGCCCACGGCGAATCAGATCAACCGCACTCTCCTCGACATCATACGTGACGAGGACCCCAGTGGCGGCTCCCATGGCCACAAGAAGAGCTGGAAAGCATTCAGGGACAAGCTCCGTCTCAAGCGCGCTGGAGCTGCTTGGACATCCTCTGTTCATATCCCTGCCTCGGATATCCCCATCCGGAATAACAACGACGTTATCAGATCCCCATTTTCGCGCCGGAATTCCGTCCGTTTCACTACCATGTCGTCCAACTCGCCAAGCTGGGTAGAGTCGTCTCAGGACAATGCTCATCGGGATGATTCGTCTAATTACTCCAACGCCCCGCCGAGTAACAGACCACAGATGAATCGCTTCGGCTCGACTCGATACGGCATGTCACTGGTTCCACCGGATTCCAATGAGTCATCGGATGATGCCAACATTAATGCAGTCGGTGATGCTCCTCCAGCAAGAAGTTTCAGGCCACAAATCTCTCGGCACAACTCGACTCGCTTACCGGCCTCCAACTCGGATTCAAATCAGCCAGGAGAAAACGAATACGAGCCGGCAAGAGAAGGCACGCGGCGTCTGGCAGCAGAATTGGCAGAGGAGAGGCAGTTATCAGCCAGGGAAGCGGTTGCGGCGCAGGAGGCGTCAGAGGCAGCGGCAGCCGCAGCTGCGGAAGGAACTGATTCAGAGGGCGAGGAGGATAACGAGGCGGAGGAACAATCGGGTGCGGGACAACAGGTGAGGATGTCATTGATGGATTTGTTGGAGGAGAACGATAGGGAGTTGGGACTTGAGGGGTCCACATACAGGATGGGAGACGAAGAAGAGGAGTTCGACGACGACGACGATTATGATGAGGATGTAGAGGAATGGGGTGGGGGTGGTGTAGAGTATAATTGCTGCGTGTGCATGGTTAGGCATAAAGGCGCTGCTTTTATCCCCTGCGGACACACCTTTTGTAGGCTTTGTTCGAGAGAGCTTTTCGCCCAGAGGGGTAACTGCCCTCTATGCAATGGCTTCATTTTAGAAATCCTTGACATCTTCTAA
- the LOC120006986 gene encoding uncharacterized protein LOC120006986 isoform X1: MEGGGGQRRLTLLDHMSAVEGGRESLAGLTLDAVLSEKRRAAAALAPTANQINRTLLDIIRDEDPSGGSHGHKKSWKAFRDKLRLKRAGAAWTSSVHIPASDIPIRNNNDVIRSPFSRRNSVRFTTMSSNSPSWVESSQDNAHRDDSSNYSNAPPSNRPQMNRFGSTRYGMSLVPPDSNESSDDANINAVGDAPPARSFRPQISRHNSTRLPASNSDSNQPGENEYEPAREGTRRLAAELAEERQLSAREAVAAQEASEAAAAAAAEGTDSEGEEDNEAEEQSGAGQQVRMSLMDLLEENDRELGLEGSTYRMGDEEEEFDDDDDYDEDVEEWGGGGVEYNCCVCMVRHKGAAFIPCGHTFCRLCSRELFAQRGNCPLCNGFILEILDIF, translated from the coding sequence ATGGAAGGTGGTGGTGGTCAACGGAGACTTACATTATTGGATCACATGTCCGCTGTTGAAGGTGGACGAGAGTCGCTGGCAGGGTTAACCCTCGACGCAGTCCTGTCTGAGAAGCGACGTGCCGCTGCGGCCCTTGCGCCCACGGCGAATCAGATCAACCGCACTCTCCTCGACATCATACGTGACGAGGACCCCAGTGGCGGCTCCCATGGCCACAAGAAGAGCTGGAAAGCATTCAGGGACAAGCTCCGTCTCAAGCGCGCTGGAGCTGCTTGGACATCCTCTGTTCATATCCCTGCCTCGGATATCCCCATCCGGAATAACAACGACGTTATCAGATCCCCATTTTCGCGCCGGAATTCCGTCCGTTTCACTACCATGTCGTCCAACTCGCCAAGCTGGGTAGAGTCGTCTCAGGACAATGCTCATCGGGATGATTCGTCTAATTACTCCAACGCCCCGCCGAGTAACAGACCACAGATGAATCGCTTCGGCTCGACTCGATACGGCATGTCACTGGTTCCACCGGATTCCAATGAGTCATCGGATGATGCCAACATTAATGCAGTCGGTGATGCTCCTCCAGCAAGAAGTTTCAGGCCACAAATCTCTCGGCACAACTCGACTCGCTTACCGGCCTCCAACTCGGATTCAAATCAGCCAGGAGAAAACGAATACGAGCCGGCAAGAGAAGGCACGCGGCGTCTGGCAGCAGAATTGGCAGAGGAGAGGCAGTTATCAGCCAGGGAAGCGGTTGCGGCGCAGGAGGCGTCAGAGGCAGCGGCAGCCGCAGCTGCGGAAGGAACTGATTCAGAGGGCGAGGAGGATAACGAGGCGGAGGAACAATCGGGTGCGGGACAACAGGTGAGGATGTCATTGATGGATTTGTTGGAGGAGAACGATAGGGAGTTGGGACTTGAGGGGTCCACATACAGGATGGGAGACGAAGAAGAGGAGTTCGACGACGACGACGATTATGATGAGGATGTAGAGGAATGGGGTGGGGGTGGTGTAGAGTATAATTGCTGCGTGTGCATGGTTAGGCATAAAGGCGCTGCTTTTATCCCCTGCGGACACACCTTTTGTAGGCTTTGTTCGAGAGAGCTTTTCGCCCAGAGGGGTAACTGCCCTCTATGCAATGGCTTCATTTTAGAAATCCTTGACATCTTCTAA
- the LOC120007875 gene encoding GPI transamidase component PIG-T-like yields the protein MLAKSSNVYLQFERGLVSELKNVEKENVKSGDENLALEGFLSNPYFDLSIKRDRMFREVNNIHIKCPSILYEFQVDKYSYSLPLDLGLTWKFPVVWTCRQQAPLHASRFLMGSGNESAIAISLKSTESITSSLDANGLDGKLQVDIFQVVPWYIKVYYHTLGVFVDGQPHAVRDIVEKIRVSPSKDKESPGVMEMVLKLPCGVKSAALTLEFDKGFLHIDEYPPDANQGFDIPSAVISFPNFHTNLLFLGDSSLNKSPMISMFQKNSPVLSYTEVLLVPLTTPDFSMPYNVITITCTVFALYFGSLLNVLRRRVGEEERFLKSKAAKKTGPVSQLLSKISAKLRRKQCEPPSSTEASASASASSFTNSKLLIKVILVAAIAVYWQNYSG from the exons ATGCTTGCCAAGTCTAGTAATGTATATCTTCAATTTGAAAGGGGTCTAGTGTCTGAACTCAAGAATGTGGAGAAAGAAAATGTTAAATCTGGAGATGAAAACTTAGCCTTGGAGGGGTTTTTGAGCAATCCTTACTTTGATTTATCAATTAAGCGAGATAGGATGTTCCGGGAAGTTAATAATATTCATATCAAGTGCCCTTCTATTCTATATGAATTTCAAGTTGATAAGTACAGTTACTCTCTGCCATTGGATTTAGGCCTTACCTGGAAGTTCCCTGTGGTCTGGACATGTCGTCAACAGGCACCTTTGCATGCCAGCAGATTCTTAATGGGAAGTGGGAATGAAAGTGCAATTGCTATCTCCTTAAAATCTACAGAATCGATCACGAGTTCACTGGATGCTAATGGTCTCGATGGCAAGTTGCAAGTTGACATCTTCCAAGTGGTGCCTTGGTATATCAAAGTTTATTACCATACTCTTGGAGTGTTTGTTGATGGCCAACCACATGCAGTTAGAGATATTGTAGAGAAGATACGTGTTTCGCCTTCCAAGGACAAGGAATCACCTGGAGTGATGGAGATGGTTCTTAAGCTTCCTTGTGGTGTGAAATCAGCTGCTTTAACTTTAGAATTTGATAAG GGTTTTTTGCACATTGATGAATATCCTCCAGATGCTAATCAAGGATTTGACATTCCATCAGCTGTAATAAGCTTTCCAAATTTCCATACAAACTTGCTTTTTCTGGGAGATAGCTCTTTGAACAAGTCTCCCATGATATCCATGTTTCAG AAAAATAGTCCTGTTCTGTCTTACACAGAAGTGCTACTTGTGCCTTTGACAACTCCTGATTTTAGCAt GCCTTATAATGTAATTACGATCACATGCACAGTATTTGCATTGTATTTTGGATCATTGCTTAATGTTCTGCGGAGGCGAGTGGGTGAGGAGGAAAGATTTCTGAAAAGCAAAG CTGCCAAGAAAACTGGTCCAGTTTCGCAGCTATTATCAAAAATTTCGGCCAAGCTTCGAAGAAAACAGTGTGAACCACCCTCGTCCACTGAAGCATCAGCATCAGCATCAGCATCATCCTTCACTAATTCAAAACTGTTGATTAAAGTTATTCTGGTTGCTGCGATTGCTGTTTATTGGCAAAACTATTCTGGATGA
- the LOC120007556 gene encoding protein XRI1-like, producing MDHYNCNSGELWNWQRDDNCPQKDYNYDVSNCCWNEVTLNEEDISYMLEGQTTPMKACSDLSVTQSENINKEPEQRREASSQVKRRRMLQFDTEVVDSLFCSEEIPPVFIKSNERKDSFEEVLPQVSEWVSGFSENVPASSYKGLDQSSEEWLAECFNDTQMNFICDDMNYAGAANTQIDFSELYNSLTETENVVQQQVTRTPRNIVFKGRKAIIQTPTKLASSVTSPFTFIKPCGVHGDVTLKDINQKIHTPTKSKQIYEDAAVYPTSPFSGKPVVGKTKIRTDGGKGSITIMRTKG from the exons ATGGATCATTACAACTGCAACAG TGgggagctttggaattggcaAAGGGATGATAATTGCCCACAAAAGGATTATAATTATG ATGTATCAAACTGCTGTTGGAATGAAGTCACTCTGAATGAGGAAGATATTTCCTATATGTTGGAGGGTCAAACAACCCCCATGAAGGCCTGCAGTGATTTGAGTGTTACTCAAAGCG AGAATATAAACAAGGAGCCAGAGCAACGTAGGGAGGCTTCTTCACAAGTAAAGAGGCGACGGATGCTACAGTTTGATACTGAAGTAGTAGATTCCCTATTTTGCAGTGAAGAGATTCCACCTGTTTTTATAAAATCAAAT GAGAGGAAGGACTCGTTTGAAGAGGTTTTACCTCAAGTGTCAGAGTGGGTATCTGGGTTTTCAG AAAATGTGCCTGCCTCCAGTTACAAAGGACTAGATCAGTCATCTGAGGAATGGCTTGCCGAATGCTTTAATGACACTCAGATGAATTTTATCTGCGATGACAT GAATTATGCTGGAGCAGCCAATACTCAAATTGATTTTTCAG AGTTGTATAATAGTCTGACTGAAACTGAAAACGTGGTTCAACAGCAAGTTACTAGGACTCCTCGAAATATTGTATTCAAAG GTAGGAAAGCCATCATACAGACACCCACTAAGTTAGCTTCTTCTGTTACTTCTCCATTTACCTTCATCAAACCTTGTGGAGTCCATGGAGATGTTACTTTGAAGGACATAAACCAGAAGATCCACACTCCAACAAAATCAAAGCAAATTTACGAAGATGCTGCTGTTTACCCTACTTCGCCCTTCTCTGGCAAGCCTGTGGTCGGGAAAACTAAAATTCGTACAGATGGAGGAAAAGGTAGCATCACAATCATGAGAACCAAGGGATAA
- the LOC120007555 gene encoding purple acid phosphatase 15: protein MSSVCPFSVVLVLWNIIVIGAKIPSTLDGPFKPVTIPFDANLRANAIDLPATDPRVRRKVKGFEPEQISVSLSASYDSVWISWVTGEFQIGSSIKPLDPKTVASVVRYGALRFPLTHEAQGYSLVYNQLYPFEGLQNYTSGIIHHVRLTGLKPNMLYFYRCGDPSIRAMSVIYSFKTMPVSGPHSYPGRIGIVGDLGLTYNTTTTIGDLASNKPDVVLLIGDVTYANLYLTNGTGSDCYSCSFSETPIHETYQPRWDYWGRFMQPLISKVPIMVVEGNHEIEEQAGNRTFMAYSSRFAFPSEESGSSSTFYYSFNAGGIHFMMLGAYIAYSKSADQYRWLERDLASVDRSATPWLIAAWHPPWYSSYTAHYRDAECMRVAMEELLYSYGVDIVFNGHVHAYERSNRVRNYTLDPCGPVYITVGDGGNREKMAVEHADEPGKCPEPSTTPDEYMGGFCAANFTTGPAAGKFCWDQQPDYSAFRESSFGHGILEVKNDTWALWTWYHNQASQKKVGDQIYIVRQPDKCPVHHTPPEPGFADS, encoded by the exons ATGTCCTCTGTTTGTCCGTTCTCTGTCGTTTTGGTTTTGTGGAACATCATCGTAATCGGCGCCAAAATTCCTTCTACTCTGGATGGCCCGTTCAAGCCCGTCACAATCCCTTTCGATGCCAATTTGCGCGCCAACGCCATCGATTTACCCGCTACAGATCCTCGGGTTCGCCGGAAAGTCAAAGGTTTCGAGCCCGAGCAGATATCAGTTTCCCTCTCCGCGTCTTATGATTCCGTTTGGATTTCCTGGGTCACAG GGGAATTTCAAATTGGCAGCAGCATAAAACCATTAGACCCTAAAACTGTGGCAAGTGTTGTTAGATATGGGGCACTAAGGTTTCCATTAACTCATGAAGCTCAAGGTTACTCTCTTGTTTATAATCAGCTCTACCCTTTTGAAGGTCTCCAGAACTACACTTCTGGAATCATTCACCATGTTCGCCTAACAG GGTTAAAACCCAACATGCTATACTTTTATCGTTGTGGAGATCCTTCTATACGAGCCATGAGTGTTATTTACTCTTTCAAGACAATGCCAGTATCTGGACCTCACAGCTACCCTGGTAGAATAGGTATAGTGGGAGATCTTGGTCTCACGTACAACACAACGACCACAATTGGTGACTTGGCTAGTAACAAGCCTGATGTTGTATTATTGATTGGTGATGTAACTTATGCAAACCTATATCTCACAAATGGAACTGGCTCTGATTGCTATTCCTGCTCATTTTCGGAAACTCCTATACATGAGACTTATCAACCTCGTTGGGATTACTGGGGAAG GTTTATGCAACCTTTAATTTCTAAAGTTCCAATTATGGTGGTAGAAGGGAACCATGAAATAGAAGAACAAGCTGGAAACCGAACATTTATGGCTTACAGTTCTCGATTTGCATTTCCGTCTGAAGAAAGTGGATCTTCATCAACATTCTATTACTCCTTTAATGCAGGAGGCATACATTTTATGATGCTTGGTGCATACATTGCTTACAGTAAATCAG CCGATCAATACAGGTGGCTAGAGCGAGATTTGGCTAGTGTTGACCGATCTGCAACTCCATGGCTGATTGCTGCTTGGCATCCACCTTGGTACAGTTCTTACACAGCTCATTACCGAGATGCTGAATGCATGAGGGTGGCTATGGAAGAATTACTTTACTCTTATGGTGTTGATATAGTATTCAATGGACAT GTTCATGCCTACGAGAGGTCAAATCGAGTTCGTAACTACACATTAGATCCTTGTGGTCCagtatatatcactgttggagATGGGGGTAACCGAGAAAAGATGGCAGTTGAACATGCTGATGAACCTGGTAAGTGTCCAGAGCCATCAACAACTCCTGATGAATACATGGGTGGCTTTTGTGCGGCAAATTTCACAACTGGCCCAGCGGCAGGTAAATTCTGTTGGGACCAGCAACCCGATTACAGTGCTTTTAGGGAGAGTAGCTTCGGCCATGGAATCCTAGAG GTGAAGAACGATACATGGGCTCTGTGGACATGGTATCACAATCAGGCCTCGCAGAAAAAAGTCGGCGACCAAATCTACATTGTTAGGCAACCTGATAAATGCCCTGTACATCATACACCACCTGAACCGGGTTTTGCAGACAGTTAA
- the LOC120007876 gene encoding small ubiquitin-related modifier 1-like: MSATGGDAGGGGAGQEEDKKPGDQSAHINLKVKGQDGNEVFFRIKRSTQMRKLMNAYCERQSVDLNSIAFLFDGRRLRAEQTPDELEMEDGDEIDAMLHQTGGGHLA; encoded by the exons ATGTCTGCAACAGGCGGAGACGCCGGCGGTGGTGGCGCAGGGCAAGAGGAGGACAAGAAGCCCGGGGACCAGTCCGCTCACATTAACCTCAAAGTCAAGGGCCAG GATGGCAATGAAGTGTTTTTTAGGATCAAACGGAGTACCCAGATGCGGAAACTAATGAATGCATATTGTGAGAGGCAGTCAGTGGATTTGAACTCCATTGCATTTTTGTTTGATGGGCGCAGACTCCGTGCAGAACAGACTCCAGATGAG CTTGAGATGGAGGATGGGGACGAAATTGATGCTATGCTGCACCAAACAGGAGGCGGCCACCTGGCATAG